The following are encoded together in the Thermococcus sibiricus MM 739 genome:
- the otg gene encoding methylated-DNA--protein-cysteine methyltransferase: MISIKSFQIGEKEIVIAILFDKKIQGITFSFDGEQFLQERVNALVEHLTNRGVKVNLEERDSELPALVYKILIGEIRNQDGLEYLSFEGTTPFEKKVYETLTKKVKRGEVITYGELAKMLRSSPRAIGGAMKRNPYPIIVPCHRVIASNNIGNYTPKREYKRFLLETEGVKTWTS, encoded by the coding sequence ATGATATCAATTAAATCCTTCCAAATAGGGGAGAAGGAGATAGTAATAGCCATATTATTTGACAAAAAAATACAGGGTATAACTTTCTCTTTTGATGGAGAACAGTTCCTCCAAGAAAGAGTAAACGCTCTTGTTGAGCACCTCACCAACAGAGGAGTCAAAGTTAACCTTGAAGAAAGAGATAGTGAATTACCAGCCTTAGTTTACAAGATTCTTATTGGAGAAATCAGGAATCAAGATGGCTTGGAATATCTCAGCTTTGAGGGGACTACTCCTTTTGAGAAGAAAGTTTACGAAACACTTACAAAAAAGGTTAAAAGAGGGGAAGTCATAACATATGGTGAGCTAGCTAAAATGCTTAGGAGCTCACCAAGAGCTATTGGTGGAGCCATGAAAAGGAACCCTTACCCAATAATAGTTCCCTGCCACCGAGTGATTGCTTCAAATAACATTGGAAATTATACACCAAAAAGAGAGTATAAAAGATTCTTACTTGAAACTGAGGGGGTGAAAACGTGGACAAGTTGA
- a CDS encoding tetratricopeptide repeat protein — translation MDKLKAYIIGFVILVIAIAVGIIYKWGFWMLVRIVLGLGFLGMTLMLGFFLALTLYAESWKYAGLLVIPTVLSAYATYLSITWQKLKIVGGIILLFALGLVFGIWYISEPDLSLMDRFRSAESLEKSGKYKAAARKYEKKGNYSKAAEMYEKLGWMESAAWAYEKAEKYEKAAEIYEQLYEKEKDTYYLKEAHEYWKKAGNMERAAKALERYANEEPWFWEDVAKLYEELGNEEKAKEAWEKALEYYKGEAQEEGVFWEDVGNIAKKLGNEELAKEAYQKFLEYCLKEAEEDPMWWKHIAEAYEYLGEKEKVEEAKKKYEEYRQKIMKSNEETSNFPEETEGS, via the coding sequence GTGGACAAGTTGAAGGCCTACATAATAGGATTTGTAATATTGGTCATCGCGATAGCAGTTGGGATAATTTACAAATGGGGCTTTTGGATGCTGGTGAGAATTGTCCTGGGACTAGGATTTTTAGGCATGACACTGATGCTAGGATTTTTCTTAGCACTAACCCTTTATGCAGAAAGCTGGAAGTATGCAGGATTATTAGTCATTCCAACAGTGCTTAGTGCTTATGCGACATACTTGAGTATTACATGGCAAAAGCTCAAAATAGTCGGAGGGATCATACTATTATTCGCTTTAGGCCTAGTTTTTGGGATTTGGTATATAAGCGAACCAGACTTAAGTTTAATGGATCGATTCAGAAGTGCCGAAAGCCTTGAAAAGTCTGGAAAATACAAAGCGGCCGCAAGAAAGTATGAAAAGAAAGGGAACTACTCAAAGGCTGCGGAGATGTATGAAAAACTTGGCTGGATGGAGAGTGCAGCTTGGGCATACGAAAAGGCCGAAAAATACGAAAAAGCAGCAGAAATCTACGAACAGCTTTATGAAAAGGAAAAAGATACCTATTACCTCAAAGAAGCTCATGAATACTGGAAAAAAGCCGGTAACATGGAGAGGGCTGCAAAAGCCTTGGAGAGATATGCAAATGAAGAACCTTGGTTCTGGGAAGACGTAGCGAAGCTTTATGAAGAGTTAGGTAATGAGGAAAAAGCCAAAGAAGCCTGGGAAAAAGCCCTAGAATACTACAAAGGTGAAGCCCAAGAGGAAGGAGTTTTCTGGGAGGATGTCGGCAATATAGCAAAGAAACTTGGAAATGAAGAGCTCGCAAAGGAAGCCTATCAAAAGTTCCTTGAGTATTGTCTAAAAGAGGCCGAAGAGGATCCAATGTGGTGGAAACACATTGCTGAGGCTTACGAATATCTTGGAGAAAAAGAGAAAGTCGAAGAAGCCAAAAAGAAATACGAAGAATACAGGCAGAAAATAATGAAGAGCAACGAAGAAACTTCAAATTTCCCAGAAGAAACGGAGGGATCTTAA
- a CDS encoding nascent polypeptide-associated complex protein, translating to MMPMKGMNPKQMQKLMKQLGIKMEELEGVKEVVIKLENKEIIIKDAAVTVVTAMGEKSYQIVGKEEVREVLNIPEEDIKLVMEQTGVDYETAKKALEETKGDLAEAIVKLQES from the coding sequence ATGATGCCAATGAAGGGTATGAATCCCAAACAGATGCAAAAACTCATGAAACAACTTGGAATTAAGATGGAAGAGCTTGAGGGAGTTAAAGAAGTTGTAATAAAGCTTGAAAACAAAGAAATTATAATCAAAGACGCCGCAGTAACTGTAGTAACTGCAATGGGAGAAAAGAGCTATCAAATAGTGGGCAAAGAGGAAGTTAGAGAAGTTCTCAACATTCCCGAAGAGGACATAAAGCTTGTCATGGAGCAGACCGGCGTTGATTATGAAACCGCGAAGAAGGCACTGGAAGAAACGAAAGGCGATTTAGCGGAGGCAATAGTAAAACTCCAAGAGTCTTAA
- the hflX gene encoding GTPase HflX encodes MKAIGIIRHSPNKRVNREEFEELLRSAGYEILAIVEQVREEHPKYNIGPGKLQEVKELIKELNPDRVIFANPLTPSQSFNITKELRIDVIDKWQLVLEIFEKRAHSKEAKLQVEFANLQYELPLVKEAIRRIKLGDRAGFKGMGEYQTQQYLKHIRYRMGRIKKELEKVKADREVKRKRREEVGFILIALAGYTNAGKSTLLNTLANEEIETKMQMFTTLDTTTRRFMMNGKKTLITDTVGFIDDLPPFIVEAFHSTLEEIIKADIILLILDISEPWREIKRKFLASIEVLKELKTLDKPLIIVLNKKDLTSKADVEDKKKALEELITRKGIIAHSIIPISAKENDLGELKNSLEEVMFTLPKYRLFEVLVRDKEKVPKVMAMINSIGEILDIKYGDTTKIFAYIQIGMIKSLTKMGVELKHPS; translated from the coding sequence ATGAAGGCTATTGGAATAATAAGGCACTCCCCAAATAAAAGGGTCAATAGAGAGGAGTTTGAAGAGCTTTTGAGGAGTGCTGGCTACGAGATTCTCGCAATAGTTGAACAGGTTAGAGAGGAACATCCAAAATACAACATCGGCCCCGGAAAGCTCCAAGAGGTAAAGGAACTAATAAAAGAGCTTAATCCGGATAGAGTAATATTCGCAAATCCCTTAACACCGTCCCAGTCATTCAACATAACCAAAGAGCTTAGAATCGACGTAATTGACAAATGGCAGCTTGTTCTTGAGATATTTGAAAAGAGGGCACATTCAAAAGAGGCAAAGCTACAAGTAGAGTTTGCCAATCTTCAATATGAACTCCCTCTAGTTAAAGAAGCCATTAGGAGAATTAAACTTGGGGATAGGGCAGGTTTCAAAGGTATGGGGGAATACCAAACACAACAGTACCTCAAACACATACGCTACAGGATGGGGAGAATAAAAAAAGAACTAGAAAAAGTAAAGGCTGATAGAGAAGTTAAGCGGAAGAGAAGAGAGGAAGTTGGTTTCATATTGATAGCACTAGCTGGTTATACAAACGCCGGTAAATCGACACTTCTCAATACCCTTGCGAATGAAGAGATAGAAACCAAAATGCAAATGTTTACAACTTTAGATACAACAACAAGAAGATTTATGATGAACGGGAAAAAGACCTTAATAACCGACACCGTCGGATTCATAGATGATCTTCCACCGTTTATAGTAGAGGCCTTTCATTCAACTCTGGAAGAGATCATCAAAGCAGACATCATTTTATTAATCCTTGACATCAGCGAACCCTGGAGAGAAATAAAAAGAAAGTTTTTAGCATCGATTGAAGTCTTAAAAGAGCTAAAGACATTAGACAAGCCACTCATAATAGTTTTAAATAAAAAAGATCTAACCTCCAAAGCAGATGTAGAAGACAAGAAAAAGGCTCTTGAAGAGCTTATAACCAGAAAAGGAATAATTGCACACAGTATTATCCCAATATCAGCAAAAGAAAATGATTTGGGTGAGCTTAAAAACTCTTTGGAAGAAGTAATGTTCACACTACCAAAATACAGGCTTTTTGAAGTTCTAGTAAGGGACAAAGAGAAAGTTCCCAAGGTCATGGCAATGATAAATTCAATTGGGGAGATTTTAGACATCAAATACGGGGACACTACAAAAATTTTTGCTTATATCCAGATTGGTATGATAAAAAGTTTAACAAAAATGGGTGTAGAGTTAAAGCACCCGAGCTAA
- a CDS encoding RNA-binding domain-containing protein: MFEEVEVEAHVYPTEDIEKVKEAMLNLVSPLEFHAFDKGEYILLLGKTKDKKALQKLYELFRGQQILDTARAMLEEGYFGEEIIIKVHKQVAYVGKVNFNEESPLGPITIIIRTKEPQRLMKWLAPRTKDGVPIE, translated from the coding sequence ATGTTTGAAGAAGTGGAAGTTGAAGCTCATGTTTATCCCACGGAGGATATAGAGAAAGTCAAAGAGGCAATGCTCAATCTGGTATCTCCTCTTGAATTCCATGCCTTTGATAAAGGGGAATACATACTGCTACTCGGGAAGACTAAAGACAAAAAAGCTTTACAGAAGCTCTATGAGCTCTTTAGAGGTCAACAAATTTTGGACACTGCTAGAGCCATGCTTGAAGAGGGTTACTTCGGAGAGGAAATAATAATCAAAGTACACAAACAGGTAGCATATGTGGGAAAAGTTAACTTCAATGAAGAATCGCCTTTGGGCCCAATAACAATTATAATACGAACAAAAGAACCCCAGAGACTTATGAAATGGCTTGCACCAAGAACAAAGGATGGAGTGCCGATAGAGTAA
- the pepQ gene encoding Xaa-Pro dipeptidase PepQ, whose product MERIKGIRNYIQKNEVDAALITSAPNLFYFVGTAPLIGGYLVVTPEEEILLVPELEYEQAKEEAHVEVEKFKKTDELYEYLKRFKSLAVEGTISLSFNNTLKEKAQIEEFKLLDDIIKELRMIKTEEEIKLIEDACKLADIGVMTAIEEIREGKREKEVAAKVEYVMKMEGAEKPAFDTIIASGHRSALPHGIASDKRIEKGDLVVMDLGALYRHYNSDITRTIVVGSPNEKQKEIYEIVLEAQKKAVEAAKPGMTGKELDSIARDIITEYGYGDKFIHSLGHGIGLQVHEWPRASQYDETVLKEGMVITIEPGIYIPKFGGVRIEDTIVITNDGAKRLTKTERELI is encoded by the coding sequence ATGGAAAGGATTAAGGGTATTAGAAATTATATTCAAAAAAATGAAGTCGATGCTGCTTTAATAACAAGCGCTCCCAATCTTTTTTACTTTGTGGGAACCGCACCTCTTATTGGTGGATACCTTGTTGTGACCCCCGAAGAAGAGATTCTCCTCGTTCCAGAACTTGAATACGAGCAGGCAAAAGAAGAAGCCCACGTTGAAGTTGAGAAGTTCAAGAAAACGGACGAGCTCTATGAGTACCTTAAGCGTTTTAAATCACTTGCCGTTGAGGGTACAATAAGCCTATCTTTCAACAACACCTTAAAAGAGAAAGCTCAGATAGAAGAATTCAAACTTCTGGACGATATAATAAAGGAACTTAGAATGATAAAGACTGAGGAAGAGATAAAACTCATTGAAGACGCATGTAAATTGGCCGATATAGGCGTAATGACCGCTATAGAGGAGATAAGAGAAGGAAAGCGCGAGAAGGAAGTTGCCGCTAAGGTTGAATATGTTATGAAAATGGAAGGTGCCGAAAAGCCTGCTTTTGACACGATAATTGCAAGTGGTCATCGTTCCGCTCTACCCCATGGGATTGCAAGCGATAAGAGAATTGAAAAAGGTGATCTTGTGGTCATGGATCTCGGGGCACTCTACAGGCACTACAACTCTGACATAACGAGGACAATAGTAGTGGGAAGCCCAAACGAGAAGCAGAAGGAGATTTACGAAATAGTTCTTGAGGCACAGAAAAAAGCCGTTGAAGCTGCAAAACCAGGAATGACAGGAAAAGAACTGGACAGTATTGCAAGGGACATAATAACGGAGTATGGCTACGGAGATAAGTTTATCCACTCACTCGGCCATGGAATAGGTCTTCAGGTTCACGAGTGGCCAAGAGCTTCTCAATATGATGAAACGGTCCTAAAAGAAGGTATGGTAATAACCATAGAACCGGGCATATACATTCCAAAGTTCGGTGGCGTTAGAATTGAGGATACTATAGTTATCACGAATGATGGCGCAAAAAGGTTAACAAAGACTGAAAGGGAGCTTATTTAA
- a CDS encoding tRNA (N(6)-L-threonylcarbamoyladenosine(37)-C(2))-methylthiotransferase — MRVHIETYGCTRNKADAEMMEALLLRAGYEVVDLDSADYVIMNTCAVKDPTEKHMARRIKELLDSGKRVIVTGCLPHVNPSAIDERVSGILGVKSIDRIIGAIELAERGEKLINVEGWRERSIDKLEIPRVWKGGVVFVVPISEGCLNACTYCATRFARGVLKSYKPGLIVKWVKEAVAKGYKEIQLSSEDTGCYGFDIGTNLARLLDEITSIEGEFRIRVGMMNPNNAVKVLDELIEAYKDNKIYKFLHLPVQSGDNEILKRMGRPYTVEEFEEIVREFRKHIKDLNLNTDIIVGFPGESEEAFQNTVELIKRVRPDKINVSRFSPRPGTVAARMKDQIVGWRVKERSRYLHRLRLSISYEINRRYLGREMEVLTHGEGKKGGIEGRTMNYKDIILPEAPVGEFVKVKVTKTTSTYLLGELVD, encoded by the coding sequence ATGAGGGTTCACATAGAAACTTATGGATGTACAAGGAACAAAGCAGACGCCGAGATGATGGAAGCTCTGCTTCTCAGAGCTGGCTATGAGGTAGTTGACTTGGATAGCGCAGACTATGTCATCATGAATACCTGTGCCGTTAAAGATCCAACAGAAAAGCACATGGCAAGAAGGATTAAAGAGCTCTTGGACAGCGGAAAAAGGGTAATAGTTACCGGTTGTTTGCCTCATGTTAATCCCAGCGCAATAGATGAGAGGGTTTCAGGGATTCTTGGAGTCAAAAGCATAGATAGAATTATTGGAGCAATTGAACTTGCCGAAAGAGGAGAAAAGTTAATCAACGTTGAAGGATGGAGAGAGAGAAGCATTGACAAGCTTGAAATCCCCCGGGTGTGGAAGGGAGGAGTTGTTTTCGTAGTTCCGATAAGCGAAGGCTGTCTGAACGCATGCACCTACTGCGCCACAAGATTTGCAAGAGGGGTTTTGAAGAGCTACAAGCCCGGGCTTATTGTGAAGTGGGTGAAGGAAGCTGTAGCCAAGGGATACAAAGAGATTCAGCTCTCAAGCGAAGACACAGGATGCTACGGATTTGACATAGGTACGAACTTAGCAAGGCTTTTGGATGAGATCACATCAATAGAAGGCGAGTTTAGGATAAGGGTTGGCATGATGAACCCTAACAACGCCGTCAAAGTACTCGACGAACTGATAGAGGCTTACAAGGATAATAAAATCTACAAATTTCTGCATTTGCCGGTGCAAAGTGGTGACAACGAGATTTTGAAGAGAATGGGAAGACCTTATACGGTTGAGGAGTTTGAAGAGATAGTTAGGGAGTTTAGAAAGCATATCAAAGACCTTAACCTGAACACCGATATAATCGTCGGCTTTCCTGGAGAAAGTGAGGAGGCATTTCAAAACACAGTGGAGCTCATAAAGAGGGTTAGACCAGACAAGATAAATGTTTCGCGCTTCTCACCGAGACCGGGAACGGTAGCGGCAAGGATGAAAGATCAAATAGTGGGGTGGAGGGTAAAGGAGCGCTCCCGCTATTTACACCGGCTCAGGCTTTCGATAAGCTATGAGATAAACCGAAGATACTTGGGGAGAGAGATGGAGGTTTTGACACACGGTGAAGGGAAGAAAGGAGGAATAGAAGGAAGGACTATGAACTACAAGGACATAATCCTCCCCGAAGCGCCGGTTGGAGAATTTGTGAAGGTAAAAGTCACGAAGACAACTTCAACGTATCTTCTGGGTGAACTTGTGGATTAA
- a CDS encoding MBL fold metallo-hydrolase, which produces MKLIPLASESLGVRSLATFLEIGKIGILIDPGAALGPKRYSLSPAKAELEALQKAREKIQQYSRKAQIITISHYHYDHHTPFFEGIYESSSPEKAKDIYSRKTLFIKHPRENINFSQKKRAWAFLKEAEKIVEKIEHADGKFFDFGDFIMEFSPAVPHGSEGSKLGFVVMVMVDDGKQRLIHASDIQLLNRASKEWIIKQMPDLLITGGPPTYLEGYRVKEAWSTGLKNLNEIIKETNAEVILDHHLIRDKRYPEFLEQLEKQALTFARFLKKEDRPLEAYRKELHKIEKGEEAEVPFDVGWYL; this is translated from the coding sequence ATGAAGCTTATTCCACTTGCATCTGAGAGTCTTGGTGTTAGGAGTCTTGCAACGTTTTTGGAGATTGGAAAGATAGGAATTCTTATCGATCCAGGGGCAGCGTTAGGTCCAAAGCGCTATTCCCTCTCTCCGGCCAAAGCAGAGCTTGAAGCCCTACAAAAAGCAAGAGAAAAAATACAACAGTATTCAAGAAAAGCCCAGATAATAACAATTTCTCACTACCATTACGATCACCACACTCCATTCTTTGAGGGGATTTATGAAAGCTCTTCTCCTGAAAAAGCGAAGGATATTTACAGCAGGAAAACCCTTTTTATAAAGCACCCCAGGGAGAACATAAACTTCAGTCAGAAGAAGAGGGCATGGGCTTTCCTCAAGGAGGCAGAAAAAATAGTGGAAAAAATTGAGCATGCCGATGGAAAGTTCTTTGATTTTGGTGACTTTATCATGGAATTTTCTCCAGCCGTCCCGCATGGAAGTGAAGGCTCAAAGCTTGGCTTTGTTGTGATGGTTATGGTGGATGATGGAAAACAAAGGTTGATCCATGCAAGTGATATCCAGCTTTTGAATCGGGCCTCCAAGGAATGGATAATCAAACAGATGCCCGATTTGTTAATCACTGGTGGCCCCCCGACTTACCTTGAAGGATATCGAGTTAAAGAAGCTTGGAGTACAGGGCTTAAGAATCTTAATGAAATAATAAAGGAGACTAATGCGGAGGTTATCTTGGATCACCACCTTATTAGAGATAAAAGATATCCGGAATTCTTGGAGCAGCTTGAGAAACAGGCCTTAACATTTGCCCGCTTCTTAAAAAAGGAAGACAGACCGTTGGAAGCCTATAGAAAAGAACTGCACAAAATTGAGAAAGGAGAAGAAGCGGAAGTGCCGTTTGACGTGGGGTGGTATTTATGA
- a CDS encoding DUF835 domain-containing protein, which yields MNEEYLELFVRVLSIFIATGTFGVLAYAYLKHKIKPLFCWSAAWMFFVLMQVAFYTENKEEIALFYSLFSGTMIYGVLTYLKEHEDIKTLLKPETIGIIPPLFALYGMLLIHLDLPYSFSSVEVPFAVLSGIFFLFSGLVFLTMSKKQRNSLYLGILMIVFGIFVLLYPVRLSLPQLHFVWTILGTALSVGMAFFMIKIVTSREFLFFEEPVKIKVVLEPGARLITSQEYRKIKTNFEDYPVLAFVRSLDAPEKWKVYYLSTEEREGRLSPTNLAYMAQITSEYFREAKEKGLEGVVIIDCLEYLSMYNGFESIAKFLAALNDFALINSGVLLVVIEEGAWNKHQLAILRRIFS from the coding sequence ATGAACGAAGAATATCTAGAATTGTTTGTCCGCGTTCTTAGCATTTTTATAGCTACTGGAACTTTTGGAGTACTTGCTTATGCATATTTAAAGCACAAGATAAAACCCCTCTTTTGCTGGTCCGCCGCTTGGATGTTTTTCGTACTAATGCAGGTAGCATTTTATACGGAAAATAAAGAAGAGATTGCACTTTTTTATTCCCTTTTCTCGGGGACTATGATATACGGGGTTTTGACATATCTCAAGGAGCATGAGGACATCAAAACGTTACTAAAGCCTGAGACAATAGGAATTATTCCTCCTCTCTTTGCCCTTTATGGAATGCTTTTAATTCATTTAGACCTTCCGTACAGTTTTTCTTCTGTTGAAGTGCCTTTTGCTGTTCTTTCTGGGATATTCTTTTTATTTTCTGGCTTAGTTTTCCTAACAATGAGTAAAAAGCAGAGAAATAGCCTTTATCTCGGCATCTTAATGATTGTGTTTGGCATATTCGTTCTTCTTTATCCAGTAAGGCTGAGTCTTCCACAACTTCATTTTGTGTGGACAATCCTTGGCACTGCGCTCTCCGTAGGTATGGCCTTTTTCATGATAAAGATTGTAACTTCCAGGGAGTTTTTATTCTTTGAGGAGCCCGTCAAAATAAAAGTTGTTTTGGAGCCCGGTGCTAGGCTTATAACCTCACAGGAGTATAGAAAGATAAAGACAAACTTCGAGGATTATCCCGTACTGGCGTTTGTTAGGAGTTTAGACGCTCCGGAAAAGTGGAAAGTTTACTATTTGAGCACTGAAGAGCGAGAAGGCCGGCTCTCCCCAACAAATCTTGCGTACATGGCCCAGATTACAAGCGAGTACTTTAGAGAGGCAAAGGAAAAAGGCCTCGAAGGAGTTGTGATAATAGATTGTCTGGAGTATCTGTCGATGTACAATGGCTTTGAGTCCATTGCGAAATTTTTAGCTGCATTAAATGATTTTGCACTGATAAACAGTGGCGTGCTCCTTGTAGTTATTGAGGAAGGGGCTTGGAACAAACATCAGCTTGCAATTCTAAGGCGCATTTTTAGTTAG
- a CDS encoding DUF257 family protein, producing the protein MAIVDFLDTLYLYKAQLELAGEDTSFLNDVKVIKVGGRLNVGQVIERLRVKDEPIILAQEYTKILNSLVKEGEVAVVLVLGIEKFAPILELEKVLTGINALLSFVGDERRIMFYFINTDVLERAIPEVLPLLEDIGTTVVRINVVEKSYTFSVVKTINRKILGLKVTYS; encoded by the coding sequence GTGGCCATTGTTGACTTTCTAGACACCCTCTACTTGTACAAGGCGCAGCTAGAGTTGGCTGGTGAAGACACGAGTTTCTTGAATGATGTTAAAGTCATAAAGGTTGGTGGCAGGTTAAACGTTGGACAAGTCATTGAGCGGCTTCGCGTTAAAGATGAACCTATTATCCTAGCGCAAGAGTACACAAAGATTCTTAACTCCCTGGTGAAGGAGGGGGAGGTAGCAGTTGTTCTTGTTCTAGGCATTGAGAAGTTTGCCCCAATACTTGAACTTGAAAAAGTGTTGACTGGTATAAATGCCCTACTTTCCTTTGTTGGTGATGAGCGTAGGATCATGTTTTACTTCATCAATACTGACGTGTTGGAACGGGCTATTCCAGAGGTTTTGCCCTTGCTTGAAGACATAGGAACTACCGTAGTTAGGATTAATGTGGTAGAGAAGAGCTACACGTTCTCGGTAGTAAAAACTATTAACAGAAAAATCTTGGGACTCAAAGTTACCTACTCTTGA
- a CDS encoding DEAD/DEAH box helicase, translating to MSFEKLGLSENSLNAVRRKGFEKPTDIQKEVIPRLLRGDNDIIGQSQTGTGKTAAFALPLIELIDEEIKEVQAIVITPTRELAIQVADEIRSLRGKRRINVLPVYGGQPIGPQIRNLRRGVHIVVGTPGRVIDHIERGTLSLDGVSYFILDEADRMLDMGFIEDIERILRHTSEEKRVLMFSATIPREILRLARRYLKDYEVIRIQDRSLAPELVEQIYFEVRPNKRFSLLCSILDEKDFYGIVFCQTKRETRELASKLKTKGYSVEALNGDIPQKGRERILERFRKGKIRVLVATDVAARGIDVKDLTHVINYSIPQNPEAYVHRIGRTGREGKRGKAITFVAPWESPKLRDIERVARVKIKEMAYPTEYGRRKRDIPMVS from the coding sequence ATGAGTTTTGAAAAATTAGGACTTTCAGAAAACAGTTTAAATGCTGTAAGAAGAAAAGGGTTTGAAAAACCAACTGATATTCAAAAAGAAGTTATTCCCAGGCTTTTAAGAGGAGATAACGATATAATCGGCCAATCTCAAACTGGAACAGGCAAAACTGCAGCTTTTGCGCTTCCGTTAATAGAACTTATAGATGAGGAAATAAAAGAGGTTCAGGCAATAGTAATAACACCCACTAGGGAGCTTGCAATCCAGGTTGCGGATGAAATAAGGTCTTTGAGAGGAAAAAGGAGAATAAATGTTCTTCCCGTTTATGGAGGTCAACCAATAGGGCCCCAGATCAGAAATTTAAGAAGGGGAGTGCATATAGTAGTTGGAACTCCGGGAAGAGTAATTGATCACATAGAGAGGGGCACACTTTCATTGGATGGTGTGAGCTACTTCATATTGGATGAAGCTGATAGAATGCTGGATATGGGTTTTATAGAAGACATCGAAAGAATTTTGAGGCACACAAGCGAGGAAAAGAGAGTTTTGATGTTTTCTGCTACAATTCCTAGAGAGATACTTCGGTTGGCGAGGAGATATTTAAAGGACTATGAAGTGATTAGAATACAGGATAGGAGTCTTGCTCCGGAGTTGGTTGAGCAAATTTACTTTGAAGTACGCCCGAACAAGAGGTTCAGCCTTTTATGCAGTATTTTGGATGAAAAAGATTTCTATGGAATAGTTTTTTGCCAGACGAAAAGAGAAACGAGGGAGCTAGCATCGAAACTTAAGACTAAAGGGTACAGTGTGGAGGCTTTGAATGGTGACATTCCACAAAAGGGAAGAGAAAGGATTTTAGAGCGCTTTAGGAAGGGCAAAATTAGAGTCCTAGTGGCAACCGACGTTGCAGCTAGGGGAATAGACGTCAAGGATCTAACGCACGTGATAAACTATTCAATTCCCCAAAACCCGGAAGCTTACGTTCACAGAATTGGTAGAACTGGAAGAGAAGGCAAGAGAGGGAAGGCCATAACATTTGTCGCCCCTTGGGAATCTCCGAAACTAAGAGATATAGAAAGAGTAGCTAGAGTAAAAATAAAAGAAATGGCGTACCCAACAGAGTATGGAAGGAGAAAAAGAGACATTCCAATGGTGTCTTGA